A window of the Longimicrobiaceae bacterium genome harbors these coding sequences:
- a CDS encoding DUF488 domain-containing protein, which produces MRSIATIGYEGTTVQRFLEALRAAGLELLVDVRAVAGSRRPGFAKTRLAANLGEAGIDYVHLRGLGTPADGRAAARAGHHDELRRIYLEHLATPAARAELETLAGLVRSGRRVCLLCLEADPAHCHRSMVADALGALIPLEVEHLAPGDED; this is translated from the coding sequence ATGCGTTCGATCGCCACCATTGGGTACGAGGGCACGACGGTGCAGCGCTTCCTGGAGGCACTCCGGGCGGCGGGCTTGGAGCTGCTCGTGGACGTGCGCGCGGTCGCGGGCTCGCGCCGCCCGGGCTTCGCCAAGACCCGGCTGGCGGCGAACCTCGGCGAGGCCGGAATCGACTACGTGCACCTGCGCGGGCTGGGGACCCCGGCGGACGGACGCGCCGCGGCGCGCGCGGGCCACCACGACGAGCTCCGCCGCATCTACCTCGAGCACCTCGCCACGCCCGCGGCGCGGGCCGAGCTGGAGACGCTGGCCGGCCTGGTGCGCTCCGGCCGCCGCGTGTGCCTGCTCTGCCTCGAGGCCGACCCCGCCCACTGCCACCGCAGCATGGTCGCCGACGCGCTCGGCGCGCTGATCCCCCTGGAGGTCGAGCACCTCGCCCCGGGCGATGAGGATTGA